The Rhodospirillaceae bacterium genome has a window encoding:
- a CDS encoding formyl-CoA transferase, whose translation MAGILAGIRVLDFGRYIAGPYCATLLADFGAEVIRIEKVEGSEDRFYAPISTEGDCGATYMQMGRNKLGLTLNPRTEEGRKIVRELVATADIVVANLPPQTLSSMXLDYETLKQIKPDIILTTNSAFGSGGPYSERVGFDGIGQAMSGAMYLSGWPDQPQKIYPPYVDFGTALYSALGTMAALRERDATGKGCKVETSLFGTAISFNNAALLEQATMDLNRVGTGNRGQVGAPIDAFKTLDGWILIQVIGQPLFERWAQLMGESSWLDTEKYNTDEKRGNNRDEICERTQTWCKQRSTEDCLKLLAEAXIPSGPILSPEEAIRDKHVNDMNFLKPLDYPGLKKPAPVSPLPIKYSRGDISNKTSEEAAPFNRPPKLGEHTDFILKKLGYNSDKIKDLRAKGVI comes from the coding sequence GTGGCTGGCATTTTAGCAGGAATTAGGGTTCTAGATTTTGGCCGATATATAGCAGGCCCCTATTGCGCCACCCTTCTTGCCGACTTTGGTGCTGAGGTTATCAGGATAGAAAAGGTAGAAGGTAGCGAAGATCGTTTCTATGCTCCCATTTCCACAGAAGGAGACTGCGGCGCGACATACATGCAAATGGGACGTAATAAGCTCGGCCTCACGCTTAATCCTCGGACTGAGGAAGGCAGAAAAATCGTGCGGGAGCTGGTAGCAACTGCCGATATCGTTGTGGCTAATCTTCCTCCTCAAACGCTGAGTTCGATGGNACTTGATTACGAAACCTTAAAACAGATAAAACCTGACATTATTCTTACCACCAACTCCGCTTTCGGGTCGGGTGGCCCGTACAGCGAAAGAGTAGGGTTTGACGGAATTGGGCAAGCGATGTCGGGAGCCATGTATTTATCTGGGTGGCCTGATCAGCCACAGAAAATTTATCCCCCTTATGTAGACTTTGGAACGGCACTCTACTCTGCTCTGGGAACAATGGCAGCGCTCCGCGAACGTGATGCTACAGGCAAAGGTTGTAAAGTGGAGACTTCACTATTTGGAACAGCAATTTCATTTAATAATGCCGCCCTGCTCGAGCAGGCTACTATGGACCTAAATCGCGTGGGCACCGGGAATCGAGGACAGGTGGGCGCACCAATTGACGCCTTCAAAACACTCGATGGATGGATTTTGATACAAGTGATTGGCCAACCCCTGTTTGAACGTTGGGCCCAGCTTATGGGAGAAAGCTCTTGGCTAGATACTGAAAAATATAACACGGACGAGAAACGCGGTAACAACCGTGATGAAATTTGTGAACGAACTCAGACATGGTGCAAACAACGCTCTACTGAAGATTGCCTAAAACTGCTTGCAGAAGCCAGNATACCCTCTGGGCCAATTCTTTCGCCAGAAGAAGCCATCCGCGATAAACATGTTAACGATATGAATTTTCTCAAGCCTTTGGACTATCCAGGATTAAAAAAACCGGCCCCGGTATCTCCGCTACCAATAAAATATAGCCGTGGAGATATTAGTAATAAAACGAGCGAAGAAGCCGCACCCTTCAATAGGCCTCCAAAACTTGGCGAGCATACTGACTTTATTCTTAAGAAATTGGGTTATAATTCGGACAAAATTAAAGACCTCCGGGCAAAAGGAGTTATCTAA
- a CDS encoding NAD-dependent deacetylase, which yields MLQMSKCAVIFTGAGISTESGIPDFRSPGGLWTENKPIPFQEFIQSKEARKESWKRKFAVDSVMANASPNAGHIAVAKLVDQNKVHLIITQNVDGLHHLSGVPQSKIVELHGNATYANCLSCHQXHSLDKIREQFKLNNEPPTCISCGGIVKTATISFGQPMPEREMKLAEASAKASDLFIVLGSSLVVYPAAALPVFAKTEGAKLVIINREPTELDQLADLVIHAEIGPTLSALPQP from the coding sequence ATGTTGCAAATGTCCAAATGTGCCGTGATTTTTACCGGAGCTGGCATTAGCACGGAATCAGGAATTCCTGATTTTAGGAGTCCTGGTGGGCTTTGGACTGAAAACAAACCCATCCCATTTCAAGAATTTATCCAATCTAAAGAAGCGCGCAAAGAATCATGGAAACGTAAGTTTGCCGTGGATTCTGTCATGGCAAATGCTAGCCCTAATGCCGGTCATATAGCGGTCGCAAAACTCGTTGATCAAAATAAGGTCCACTTGATTATCACACAAAATGTGGATGGCCTTCACCACCTGTCAGGTGTCCCTCAAAGTAAAATTGTGGAGCTCCATGGCAACGCAACCTACGCCAATTGCCTGTCATGTCACCAANATCACTCGCTAGATAAAATTAGAGAACAATTCAAATTAAATAATGAGCCACCGACCTGCATCAGCTGTGGTGGAATCGTAAAGACGGCGACAATCTCTTTTGGGCAACCTATGCCAGAAAGAGAAATGAAGCTGGCAGAAGCCAGCGCCAAGGCATCTGATCTTTTTATTGTCTTGGGATCGTCCCTGGTTGTATATCCTGCTGCAGCACTCCCAGTTTTCGCAAAAACCGAGGGGGCCAAGTTAGTTATAATAAACAGGGAACCGACAGAATTAGATCAACTAGCTGACCTAGTCATTCACGCTGAGATAGGCCCTACCCTTTCGGCCTTACCCCAGCCTTAA
- a CDS encoding acyl-CoA dehydrogenase produces the protein MNDRYSEVXSTKTTTAKLLECIPNLRPIILSSSENIERDRQLPGQLLDALHHYSLFRMLLPKEFGGLEVCPPAFXAVIEEIAALDASTAWCLCQGNGCAMAAAFVPDAVATQIWKNDNHSVLAWGPGTGQAKPVKDGFLLTGRWSFVSGGKHARWLGGFADILDENGQPRLDTTGEPLQRTLLFPSDKGKRYETWNVIGLLGTGSDDFAAEDILVPRTHLLARDDQSTRICSAPLYAFPATSLYATGFAGTALGVARGVLEAFVKTVAGKIPRAQTHKLRDNNAIQADVGRSQGRLAAAHAFLKQEITEIWEAVCTSGTLSIDQRMRIRLSSTYAIHEAKTVVDTLYDHAGATAIFSSSPFERRFRDIHTISQQIQGRQTHFQTVGSFLLGNEPDLRLV, from the coding sequence ATGAACGATCGGTATTCTGAAGTAGNCTCCACCAAAACCACAACAGCCAAGTTGCTGGAATGTATCCCCAATCTAAGGCCAATAATTCTTAGCTCTTCAGAAAATATAGAACGGGACCGCCAATTACCCGGCCAATTACTAGATGCGCTGCATCACTACTCCCTTTTTCGAATGCTTCTTCCAAAAGAGTTCGGCGGCCTTGAAGTATGTCCCCCTGCCTTCTTNGCTGTCATCGAGGAAATAGCTGCNTTGGACGCTAGCACCGCATGGTGCCTATGCCAAGGCAACGGTTGCGCTATGGCTGCAGCGTTTGTCCCCGATGCCGTAGCCACTCAAATATGGAAAAACGATAACCACTCGGTCCTAGCTTGGGGGCCAGGAACTGGTCAAGCTAAACCAGTCAAAGATGGCTTTCTCCTGACGGGGCGCTGGTCCTTTGTAAGTGGAGGCAAGCACGCGCGATGGTTAGGTGGCTTCGCAGATATACTGGATGAAAATGGACAACCGCGCTTGGATACCACAGGAGAACCCCTACAACGAACGCTCCTGTTCCCTTCGGATAAAGGCAAACGATACGAAACATGGAACGTCATTGGCCTTCTAGGCACAGGGAGCGATGACTTTGCCGCTGAGGACATACTAGTTCCAAGGACCCACCTTCTAGCTCGCGATGACCAATCCACCCGTATCTGCTCAGCTCCACTTTACGCCTTCCCAGCCACCAGTCTCTATGCAACAGGCTTCGCAGGGACGGCTCTTGGCGTGGCACGTGGAGTTTTAGAAGCTTTCGTTAAAACTGTTGCAGGGAAAATACCGCGGGCCCAAACACATAAACTCCGAGACAACAATGCCATTCAAGCTGATGTTGGACGTTCCCAAGGCCGGCTGGCCGCCGCCCATGCATTCCTAAAGCAAGAAATCACTGAAATCTGGGAGGCGGTCTGCACCTCCGGNACCCTCTCTATCGATCAAAGGATGCGTATTCGACTTTCGTCAACTTACGCCATTCATGAAGCCAAAACCGTTGTCGATACTCTCTACGACCATGCTGGCGCCACAGCTATATTTTCGAGCTCCCCTTTCGAAAGACGCTTCCGGGACATCCATACAATCTCTCAGCAAATTCAGGGAAGGCAAACACATTTCCAAACTGTGGGGTCATTTTTACTCGGAAACGAGCCCGACCTTCGCTTAGTATGA
- the hisS gene encoding histidine--tRNA ligase gives MTRPTLKPPSGTRDFLPGEAKFRSQVFSTVRTIXARHGFEPFETPAFERLETLSGKYGDEGEKLIYKIXKRGDKAASGEADMALRYDLTVPTMRLFSHRRNELPRIVKRYQIGPVWRADRPGRGRFREFCQCDVDIIGGGAPLSDIEVLLTLSDALEELGLDDFTIRLNSRGALRGLMKAYCLPVDSHAAVLTVLDKLDKIGVEGVAEGLLELDPGFGAMSDLVADIRMSNPELALRSRIQGTEEGRDGIALVDSIRDRVAPLLGSQASIIVDPFLARGLDYYTGPIFEFVAKGGVGSIAGGGRYDDLSKLFMKEGVPVCGGSLGIERIILLLSDKAANKPAARSGCYVTVWDESNVEDALALCRRIRRKGLIADMDVEAGKLGRQMKLANERGSRLVTVQGPDEKAVGEITIKDMESGEQRTVPEETVVAVIEDLLR, from the coding sequence GTGACGAGACCAACCTTGAAACCCCCCTCAGGCACGAGAGATTTTTTGCCTGGCGAGGCAAAATTCCGCTCCCAAGTTTTTTCGACTGTTAGAACAATTTTNGCTCGCCATGGCTTTGAACCTTTTGAAACGCCCGCCTTTGAAAGGTTGGAAACCTTATCAGGCAAGTACGGCGATGAGGGAGAGAAACTTATATATAAGATCNTAAAGCGCGGTGACAAAGCAGCCTCAGGAGAGGCGGATATGGCTCTTCGCTATGATCTTACGGTTCCGACGATGAGGCTTTTTTCGCATCGTAGGAATGAACTGCCGCGCATTGTAAAACGGTATCAAATAGGGCCTGTTTGGCGGGCGGACCGACCTGGGCGGGGTCGGTTCCGGGAATTTTGCCAGTGCGATGTGGACATTATAGGTGGTGGAGCTCCATTATCAGATATTGAGGTTCTTCTCACACTCAGCGATGCCCTGGAGGAACTGGGATTAGATGACTTCACAATTCGCTTAAATTCGCGCGGAGCGCTGCGTGGCCTAATGAAAGCATATTGCCTGCCGGTCGACTCCCATGCAGCAGTACTAACGGTGTTGGATAAGTTGGACAAAATTGGTGTTGAGGGAGTAGCGGAAGGCTTGCTTGAGTTGGACCCAGGTTTTGGCGCTATGAGCGATTTAGTGGCGGATATTAGAATGTCGAATCCTGAGTTGGCCTTGAGGTCACGTATACAAGGGACTGAAGAGGGCCGCGATGGTATAGCGCTTGTTGACTCTATTAGGGATAGAGTTGCCCCTCTTTTGGGCAGCCAGGCATCTATTATAGTGGACCCGTTCTTGGCGCGGGGCTTAGACTATTATACAGGTCCTATATTTGAGTTTGTTGCTAAAGGTGGCGTTGGCTCCATTGCTGGAGGTGGGCGCTACGACGATTTATCAAAGCTATTTATGAAGGAAGGTGTGCCAGTATGCGGTGGCTCACTCGGTATTGAGCGGATAATCCTGCTTTTATCGGATAAAGCCGCTAATAAACCCGCTGCCCGGTCTGGTTGTTACGTCACTGTTTGGGATGAGAGCAATGTAGAAGACGCTTTGGCGCTCTGTAGGCGTATACGTCGAAAAGGTTTGATTGCGGATATGGATGTTGAGGCCGGAAAGTTAGGTAGGCAGATGAAACTTGCTAATGAGCGAGGTTCGAGATTAGTTACAGTGCAGGGACCAGATGAGAAGGCGGTGGGGGAAATCACTATCAAGGATATGGAGTCTGGAGAACAACGAACCGTACCAGAGGAAACCGTTGTGGCTGTAATAGAAGACCTTTTAAGATAG